One Euphorbia lathyris chromosome 1, ddEupLath1.1, whole genome shotgun sequence DNA segment encodes these proteins:
- the LOC136210778 gene encoding probable copper-transporting ATPase HMA5 — protein MATKFLALACLRNDSHGELSPRSRYPSMPKYPKGVSVQETNVTGSESKALFSVIGMTCAACAGSVEKAIKRLPGIREAAVDVLNNLAQVHFYPAFVSEETIRETIEDAGFEATLIEDESSDKSTQVCRIRINGMTCTSCSSTVEQALQAIQGVQKAQVALATEEAEVHYDPKLLTYKHVLKAIEDTGFEAILISTGEDMDKIQLKVEGVTTGNSMRMIENSLQALPGVQRVDIDPELNKLSLSYKPEMTGPRNFINVIESTGSGRYKAMIFPEGAGGRESHRKEEIKQYYRSFLWSLVFTIPVFLTSMVFMYIPGTKHGLESKIVNMLTIGEVLRWVLSTPVQFIIGRRFYTGAYKALKHGSANMDVLIALGTNAAYFYSVYSVLRAATSSDFMGTDFFETSSMLISFILLGKYLEVLAKGKTSAAIAKLMNLTPDTAILLTLDEDGNVIKGRPGHGNVINEEEIDSRLIQKNDVIKIIPGAKVASDGFVIWGQSHVNESMITGEARPVAKRKGDPVIGGTVNENGVLHIKATRVGSESALSQIVRLVESAQMAKAPVQKFADRISKYFVPLVIVFSFSTWLAWFLAGKFHGYPDSWIPKSMDSFQLALQFGISVMVIACPCALGLATPTAVMVGTGVGASQGVLIKGGQALESAHKVNCIVFDKTGTLTVGKPVVVNTKLFKNMVLREFYELVAATEANSEHPLAKAVVQYAKKFREDEENPVWSEAQDFVSITGHGVKAIVKNREVIIGNRSLMFDHNISIPTDAEEMLAETEGLAQTGILIAIDHEVTGVLAISDPLKSGARQVISILKSMKVRSIMVTGDNWGTANSIAREVGIDDVIAEAKPDQKAEKVKELQAAGSIVAMVGDGINDSPALVAADVGMAIGAGTDIAIEAADIVLMKSNLEDVITAIDLSRKTFSRIRLNYIWALGYNLLGIPIAAGALFPSTGFRLPPWIAGAAMAASSVSVVVCSLLLKYYKRPKKLENLEIGGIRIE, from the exons ATGGCCACCAAATTTCTGGCCCTGGCTTGCCTCCGCAATGACAGTCACGGCGAGTTATCTCCTAGATCACGCTATCCTTCTATGCCTAAGTATCCTAAAGGCGTATCCGTTCAAGAAACCAATGTTACCGGATCCGAGTCCAAGGCTTTATTCTCCGTCATCGGAATGACTTGTGCTGCTTGCGCTGGTTCAGTTGAGAAAGCTATTAAACGGCTTCCTGGTATTCGAGAAGCTGCCGTTGATGTCTTGAATAATCTTGCTCAAGTCCATTTCTACCCCGCTTTCGTTTCT GAAGAGACAATTCGTGAGACGATTGAAGATGCAGGATTTGAGGCCACATTGattgaagatgaaagcagtgatAAGTCTACTCAAGTATGTCGAATACGAATAAATGGAATGACTTGCActtcttgttcttccacagTTGAGCAAGCTCTGCAAGCAATTCAAGGTGTACAGAAAGCTCAAGTGGCTTTAGCAACTGAAGAAGCCGAGGTTCATTATGATCCAAAGCTTTTGACCTATAAACATGTTTTAAAAGCCATAGAGGACACAGGATTTGAAGCCATACTAATCAGTACTGGTGAAGACATGGACAAGATACAACtcaaagttgagggtgtaacgACAGGAAATTCAATGAGAATGATTGAAAATTCTCTTCAAGCACTTCCTGGTGTTCAGAGAGTAGACATAGACCCTGAGCTCAACAAGCTCTCTCTTTCTTACAAACCAGAAATGACTGGTCCTAGGAATTTTATTAATGTGATTGAATCAACTGGATCCGGGCGATATAAGGCAATGATATTCCCTGAAGGAGCAGGAGGAAGAGAAAGTCATAGAAAAGAGGAGATTAAGCAATATTACAGATCCTTCCTGTGGAGTTTGGTCTTCACAATTCCTGTATTTTTAACATCCATGGTTTTTATGTACATCCCTGGAACTAAGCATGGATTGGAATCCAAAATAGTCAATATGCTGACTATAGGAGAAGTTTTGAGGTGGGTTTTATCCACTCCAGTGCAGTTCATCATTGGCCGGCGCTTCTATACCGGGGCCTATAAAGCATTGAAGCATGGTTCTGCTAATATGGATGTGCTGATTGCCCTAGGAACAAATGCAGCTTACTTTTATTCAGTCTATTCTGTGTTGAGAGCTGCTACATCTTCAGATTTCATGGGGACAGATTTCTTTGAGACTAGCTCTATGCTTATCTCGTTCATTCTTCTGGGTAAGTATCTAGAGGTTTTGGCTAAAGGAAAGACATCTGCAGCTATTGCTAAGCTTATGAACCTAACACCTGACACAGCAATATTATTGACTCTAGATGAAGATGGGAACGTCattaaagggcggcccggtc ATGGGAACGTCATTAATGAAGAAGAAATTGACAGTAGGTTGATACAAAAGAATGATGTTATCAAAATAATTCCTGGTGCAAAAGTAGCTTCAGATGGCTTTGTTATATGGGGGCAGAGCCATGTGAATGAAAGCATGATAACAGGAGAAGCTCGACCGGTGGCAAAGAGGAAGGGTGACCCGGTGATTGGAGGTACAGTGAACGAGAATGGGGTTTTGCATATTAAGGCGACAAGGGTTGGATCCGAGAGTGCTCTTTCGCAGATTGTTCGTCTTGTTGAGTCAGCACAGATGGCTAAAGCTCCTGTGCAGAAGTTTGCTGATCGAATTTCCAAGTACTTTGTGCCTCTG GTCATTGTTTTTTCATTCTCAACTTGGCTTGCTTGGTTTTTAGCTGGAAAGTTTCATGGCTATCCAGATTCTTGGATACCAAAGTCAATGGACAGCTTTCAACTTGCACTCCAATTCGGAATCTCTGTTATGGTCATAGCATGTCCATGTGCTCTTGGATTAGCAACCCCAACCGCTGTCATGGTTGGTACCGGTGTTGGTGCATCTCAGGGTGTGCTAATCAAAGGCGGTCAAGCATTAGAAAGTGCTCACAAG GTGAATTGTATCGTCTTTGACAAGACAGGAACGCTTACAGTTGGAAAACCAGTGGTTGTTAACACAAAACTCTTCAAGAATATGGTACTCAGAGAGTTTTATGAACTTGTTGCTGCAACTGAG GCAAATAGTGAGCATCCTTTAGCCAAAGCCGTCGTACAGTATGCTAAGAAATTcagagaagatgaagaaaatcCAGTGTGGTCAGAGGCACAAGATTTTGTCTCCATTACTGGTCATGGAGTGAAAGCTATTGTCAAGAACAGGGAAGTCATAATAGGAAACAGAAGCTTGATGTTTGACCACAACATTTCCATTCCAACTGATGCTGAAGAGATGCTAGCAGAAACTGAAGGATTGGCCCAAACTGGTATTTTAATAGCAATAGATCACGAAGTTACTGGAGTTCTAGCAATATCCGATCCTTTGAAATCTGGGGCACGTCAAGTCATTTCCATTCTAAAGTCTATGAAAGTTAGGAGCATCATGGTGACAGGTGATAACTGGGGAACTGCTAATTCCATTGCCAGGGAAGTTGGCATTGATGATGTCATTGCGGAAGCCAAGCCTGATCAGAAAGCTGAGAAAGTAAAGGAATTACAG GCTGCAGGATCCATAGTGGCAATGGTAGGTGATGGTATAAACGATTCACCAGCACTTGTAGCAGCAGATGTTGGAATGGCAATTGGTGCAGGCACAGATATAGCAATAGAAGCAGCTGACATAGTTCTAATGAAGAGCAACTTGGAAGATGTGATCACTGCTATAGACCTTTCCAGGAAGACATTTTCACGTATTCGTCTAAACTACATTTGGGCCTTGGGATATAACCTACTCGGCATCCCAATAGCCGCAGGAGCACTTTTCCCGAGCACCGGATTCCGGTTACCCCCTTGGATTGCTGGAGCTGCAATGGCAGCATCTTCAGTAAGTGTGGTTGTATGTTCTCTCCTGTTAAAGTATTACAAGAGACCCAAGAAGCTGGAAAACCTTGAGATTGGTGGTATAAGAATTGAATGA
- the LOC136210779 gene encoding glutathione S-transferase T1-like translates to MKLKVYADRMSQPSRAVIIFCKVNGIDFEEIRIDLAKRQQLTPEFKEINPLGKVPAVVDGRFKLFESHAILIYLATVFPGVADHWYPADLFKKAKIQSVLDWHHSNLRRGAAGYVLNTVLAPALGLPLNPQAAAEAEKVLTSSLSKIESFWLKGRGRFLLGGNQPSIADLSLVCEIMQLEVVDEEDRNRILGPHKKVQQWIEDTRNATIPHFDEVHKLLFKAKARLKKQLPKESETETQSSFKPTIHSKM, encoded by the exons ATGAAACTCAAAGTATATGCAGACCGAATGTCTCAGCCATCGCGGGCTGTTATCATCTTCTGCAA GGTAAACGGGATAGACTTCGAGGAGATTAGAATAGATTTAGCCAAGCGTCAGCAATTAACTCCTGAATTCAAAG AGATAAACCCTTTGGGAAAAGTACCAGCTGTAGTTGATGGAAGATTCAAGTTGTTTGAAAG TCACGCAATCCTTATTTATCTTGCTACTGTATTTCCCGGAGTTGCTGATCATTG GTATCCAGCTGATCTTTTTAAGAAAGCTAAGATTCAGTCTGTGTTGGATTGGCATCACTCAAATTTACGCAGGGGGGCAG ctggatatgttttgaatactGTACTAGCACCTGCACTTGGCCTACCTTTAAATCCACAAGCTGCTGCTGAAGCTGAGAAAGTTCTAACTTCGTCCCTTTCAAAGATAGAATCTTTTTGGCTCAAGGGACGCGGGCGGTTTCTGCTGGGTGGAAATCAACCATCCATAGCAGATCTAAGCCTTGTTTGTGAAATAATGCAACTCGAG GTTGTAGATGAAGAGGATCGAAACCGAATCCTTGGTCCTCACAAGAAAGTTCAGCAATGGATTGAAGATACAAGAAATGCGACGATACCTCATTTTGATGAAGTGCACAAACTCCTCTTTAAAGCCAAAGCAAGACTGAAAAAGCAGCTTCCGAAGGAGTCAGAAACCGAAACTCAATCAAGCTTCAAACCAACGATACACTCGAAAATGTGA